One window of the Vigna radiata var. radiata cultivar VC1973A chromosome 1, Vradiata_ver6, whole genome shotgun sequence genome contains the following:
- the LOC106768240 gene encoding uncharacterized protein LOC106768240 produces MQKEEEHESVEEWLVCPSFSAYSSNKLDDIADQVTRNDDRFDQNDTDFEFFAFRKVADGVFLEAVAEAEIPTFPIFDRDLAAEAENGGRGRDSGEEAIQSTLGKLLLEDSTSCSSSEVDDELENVPPGTYCVWTPKPSPASTPCRKSKSTGSSSSKRWKLLDLLRRSNSEGKESAVFLTPPVNSVKKGVKSENGKKIVASGRDSKMFPAIAAIGGGGKRFPAIAAVSAHEALYVRNREMRREDKRKSYLPYRQDLVGFCVNLNTMGKAFPLLS; encoded by the coding sequence atgcagaaagaagaagaacatgaGAGTGTGGAGGAGTGGTTGGTGTGTCCAAGCTTCAGCGCGTATTCCTCCAACAAGCTCGACGATATCGCGGATCAGGTCACGCGAAATGACGATCGCTTCGACCAAAACGACACCGACTTCGAGTTCTTCGCGTTTCGTAAGGTCGCCGACGGTGTGTTCTTGGAAGCGGTGGCGGAGGCCGAAATTCCGACGTTTCCGATCTTCGACCGTGATCTCGCTGCAGAGGCGGAGAACGGCGGCAGAGGTCGAGATTCCGGTGAGGAGGCCATTCAGAGTACGCTAGGGAAGCTTCTGCTGGAAGATTCGACGTCGTGCTCGTCTTCGGAGGTGGACGACGAACTGGAGAATGTTCCGCCGGGGACGTACTGCGTGTGGACGCCGAAACCTTCTCCGGCGTCGACGCCGTGTCGGAAGAGCAAATCGACGGGATCGTCGTCGTCGAAGCGGTGGAAACTTCTGGATTTACTGCGGCGGAGCAACAGCGAGGGGAAGGAGTCGGCGGTGTTCCTGACGCCGCCGGTGAATTCGGTGAAGAAGGGAGTGAAATCGGAGAACGGAAAGAAAATTGTAGCGAGTGGCAGAGACAGTAAGATGTTTCCGGCGATTGCGGCTATTGGCGGCGGTGGTAAGAGGTTTCCGGCAATTGCAGCGGTGTCGGCGCACGAAGCGCTTTATGTAAGGAACAGAGAGATGCGGAGAGAGGATAAGAGAAAGTCGTATTTGCCCTATCGACAGGATTTGGTTGGGTTCTGTGTCAATCTCAACACCATGGGCAAGGCCTTCCCTCTtctttcttga